The Brachyspira aalborgi genome has a segment encoding these proteins:
- a CDS encoding bactofilin family protein, protein MFKKNDSLESNSIIGEGSYFKGEFTLKGTLRVEGCYEGDKLEVDNVIIGQTGKVKSNIKSIAAVIEGIVVGNIEASSRVMLMPTSRVLGEIRTPELIIQNGVMLEGLCVIAPNPQTNPKETILSLYNSNNENSNLETN, encoded by the coding sequence ATGTTTAAAAAAAATGACTCTTTAGAATCAAATTCAATTATAGGAGAAGGTTCTTATTTTAAGGGAGAATTTACCTTAAAAGGAACTTTGAGAGTAGAAGGCTGTTATGAAGGCGATAAATTGGAAGTCGATAATGTTATTATTGGGCAGACGGGAAAAGTTAAATCAAATATAAAATCAATCGCCGCCGTTATAGAGGGAATAGTCGTTGGAAATATAGAAGCGTCAAGCAGAGTTATGCTTATGCCGACAAGCAGAGTATTGGGAGAGATAAGAACGCCCGAGCTTATAATACAAAACGGAGTTATGCTTGAAGGTTTATGCGTTATAGCGCCTAATCCGCAAACTAACCCTAAAGAAACTATATTATCTTTATATAATTCAAATAATGAAAATTCTAATTTGGAAACAAATTAA
- a CDS encoding CheR family methyltransferase gives MNALELKREEFNLFEDFVYRESGIRFNVINEIILKSHIFSSMKEKGIEEVYDYYKLVSSNKDCLEEFLESITTNLTKFFRTQSDFNLLKEFVLPKLLKSKRKSEQIRIWCAGCSTGEEAYSIAITCLETPNIKAENIKIFATDLSTHSIIEAKEGKYNSDKIECINRRYLKKYFDKTSANIYSVKSVVKDLITFDYHNLMHKSPHYNIDIIFCRNVLIYFDSESVKLTVNRFYDILNRNGFLFIGHTESLFGLDTKFKSANINNSIVYTKQ, from the coding sequence TTGAATGCTTTAGAATTAAAAAGAGAAGAGTTTAATCTTTTTGAAGACTTTGTATATAGGGAAAGCGGAATTCGTTTTAATGTTATAAACGAAATTATTTTAAAATCGCATATTTTCTCTTCAATGAAAGAAAAAGGAATTGAAGAAGTTTACGATTATTATAAATTAGTTTCTTCAAATAAAGATTGTCTTGAAGAATTTTTAGAAAGCATAACTACAAATTTAACAAAATTTTTCAGAACGCAATCGGATTTTAATTTGTTAAAAGAATTTGTTTTGCCAAAACTCTTAAAATCTAAAAGAAAATCGGAGCAGATAAGAATTTGGTGCGCGGGTTGTTCTACGGGCGAAGAAGCTTATTCTATAGCTATAACTTGTTTAGAAACTCCAAATATTAAAGCAGAAAATATAAAAATATTTGCAACCGATTTATCTACTCATTCTATTATCGAAGCAAAAGAAGGAAAATATAATTCTGATAAAATAGAATGCATTAATAGAAGATATTTAAAAAAGTATTTTGATAAAACTTCCGCAAATATTTATTCCGTAAAAAGCGTAGTAAAAGATTTAATAACTTTCGATTACCATAATTTAATGCATAAAAGTCCGCATTATAATATAGATATTATTTTTTGCAGAAATGTTTTAATATATTTCGATAGCGAATCGGTTAAATTGACTGTTAACAGATTTTATGATATATTAAATAGAAACGGATTTTTATTTATCGGGCATACCGAATCTTTATTTGGACTCGACACTAAATTTAAATCCGCTAATATAAATAATTCAATAGTATATACGAAACAATAG
- a CDS encoding response regulator produces the protein MSELNVKSADGINEFGKQYRVLLVDDSAFVVKQLQQIFISENYKVVGTAENGEEGVSMYKEHKPDLVTLDITMPKMDGITALTKIIEFDKEAKVVMVSALGKEDMVKKALLAGAKNYITKPLDRKKVLERIRMVLEKK, from the coding sequence ATGTCTGAACTTAATGTAAAAAGCGCCGATGGAATAAATGAATTTGGCAAACAATACAGAGTTTTACTTGTGGACGACTCTGCATTTGTAGTTAAACAATTACAACAAATTTTTATTTCCGAAAATTATAAAGTTGTCGGAACGGCGGAAAATGGAGAAGAGGGCGTTTCTATGTATAAAGAGCATAAACCCGATTTGGTGACTCTCGATATTACTATGCCCAAAATGGATGGAATTACTGCATTAACAAAAATAATTGAATTCGACAAAGAAGCAAAAGTCGTTATGGTTAGCGCTTTGGGTAAAGAGGATATGGTGAAAAAAGCTCTTTTAGCTGGAGCAAAAAATTATATAACAAAACCTTTAGACAGAAAAAAAGTTCTTGAAAGAATAAGAATGGTTTTGGAAAAAAAATAA
- a CDS encoding ATP-binding protein, producing MNKNKKYNYINQKPLTEELYKEELEALKKIDNNSKPKNWVLSPQAVRDFILGKELENITIKRKFYGDDALVERAIITLSSNRGLMLVGEPGTAKTMLSELLSAAISGTSSITIQGTAGTNEDNIKYSWNYAILFAKGPVNEALVPSPVYIGMEKGLITRFEEITRCPLEIQDSLISILSDKILNIPEQNSILFAKAGFNIIATANTRDKGINEMSSALKRRFNFETVEPVKNPKIEAEIIKNQCESLFELADIDMSVEDDVVEVLSTTFNELRNGRSLENAKIQELNSIVSTAEAVSVYYQSALYSYYYGNKKIEMSTLLSNLIGSVAKENKEDLPKLKNYFNNSIKAKAEKLGKRWKEYYESRNLIK from the coding sequence ATGAACAAAAATAAAAAATATAATTATATTAATCAAAAGCCTTTAACCGAAGAGCTTTATAAAGAAGAATTAGAAGCTTTAAAAAAAATTGACAATAACAGCAAACCTAAAAATTGGGTTTTATCTCCTCAAGCGGTTAGAGATTTTATATTAGGTAAAGAGCTTGAAAATATAACCATAAAAAGAAAATTCTACGGAGACGATGCATTAGTAGAAAGAGCTATAATTACGCTTTCAAGCAATAGAGGATTAATGCTTGTCGGAGAACCTGGAACTGCAAAAACAATGTTAAGCGAATTATTATCCGCGGCGATTAGCGGAACAAGTTCTATAACGATTCAAGGAACCGCGGGAACAAACGAAGATAATATAAAATATTCTTGGAATTATGCAATTTTATTTGCCAAAGGTCCCGTTAATGAGGCTTTAGTTCCTTCGCCCGTTTATATAGGAATGGAAAAAGGATTAATAACTAGATTTGAAGAGATTACAAGATGCCCTTTAGAAATTCAAGATTCTTTAATAAGTATTTTAAGCGATAAAATTTTAAATATTCCCGAGCAGAATTCTATACTTTTTGCAAAAGCGGGATTTAATATAATAGCTACGGCAAATACGAGAGATAAAGGCATAAACGAAATGAGCAGCGCCTTAAAAAGAAGATTTAATTTTGAAACTGTTGAACCCGTAAAAAATCCTAAAATTGAAGCGGAAATTATAAAAAATCAATGTGAGAGTTTATTTGAACTTGCCGATATAGATATGTCGGTTGAGGACGATGTAGTTGAAGTTTTATCTACAACTTTTAACGAATTAAGAAACGGCAGAAGTTTAGAAAATGCAAAAATACAGGAATTAAATTCAATAGTTAGCACGGCGGAAGCGGTTTCGGTTTATTATCAATCGGCGCTTTATTCTTATTATTATGGAAATAAAAAAATAGAAATGTCTACTTTATTGTCGAATTTAATTGGAAGCGTAGCTAAAGAAAATAAAGAAGATTTGCCGAAATTAAAAAATTATTTTAATAATTCTATTAAAGCAAAAGCGGAAAAATTAGGAAAAAGGTGGAAAGAATATTATGAAAGTAGGAATTTAATTAAATAA
- the ribE gene encoding 6,7-dimethyl-8-ribityllumazine synthase: MKIFEGKLTSEKEIKIGIVCSRFNEFIVSKLLSGSLDALHRHNIKDDNIHIAWVPGSFEIPLIASKMASSKKYDAVICLGAVIRGSTSHYDYVCAEVSKGIASVSLKSDIPVMFGVLTTENIEQAIERAGTKSGNKGFDSAMGAIEMVNLIREIEK; the protein is encoded by the coding sequence ATGAAAATTTTTGAAGGAAAATTAACTTCCGAAAAAGAAATTAAAATCGGAATAGTATGTTCGAGGTTTAACGAGTTTATCGTTTCAAAATTATTGTCGGGTTCGCTTGACGCTTTGCATCGACATAATATTAAAGACGATAATATTCATATAGCTTGGGTTCCAGGCTCTTTTGAAATACCTTTAATCGCTTCTAAAATGGCAAGCTCTAAAAAATATGACGCCGTTATTTGTCTTGGAGCAGTTATAAGAGGTTCTACTTCGCATTACGATTATGTTTGCGCTGAAGTTTCAAAAGGAATTGCTTCGGTTTCTTTGAAATCCGATATTCCCGTAATGTTTGGAGTTTTAACAACGGAAAATATAGAACAGGCTATTGAGCGAGCGGGAACAAAATCGGGCAATAAAGGATTTGATAGCGCTATGGGAGCTATAGAGATGGTAAATCTTATTAGAGAAATTGAAAAATAA
- a CDS encoding bifunctional 3,4-dihydroxy-2-butanone-4-phosphate synthase/GTP cyclohydrolase II, giving the protein MENIYNTVEEALEDLKKGKIIIVTDDEDRENEGDLICAAEFATTENINFMATYAKGLICMPMNKYFTDKLLLNQMVQKNTDNHETAFTVSIDHIETTTGISAIERSITALKVVDDKSKPEDFRRPGHMFPLLSKDGGVLVRKGHTEATVDLMRIAGLKECGLCCEIMKDNGDMMRRDDLLKFAKEHNLKIITVSDLIFYRKKNEDLMELYAEAKMPTKYGDFKILTFVNKITKSHHIVLIKGDIEEGEDILCRIHSECLTGDALGSKRCDCGEQYDYAMKRIAEEGKGIMVYMRQEGRGIGLVNKLRAYQLQDTGLDTVDANLVLGFKEDMREYYEAYQMLKNLKVKSIRLMTNNPEKIKHLTNYGLKVNERIPIQIEASEYDAFYLETKKNKMGHLLN; this is encoded by the coding sequence ATGGAAAATATTTATAATACAGTAGAAGAAGCTTTAGAAGATTTAAAAAAAGGTAAAATAATAATTGTCACGGATGACGAAGACAGAGAAAACGAAGGAGATTTAATTTGCGCCGCAGAGTTTGCCACGACAGAAAATATTAATTTTATGGCGACTTATGCTAAAGGATTAATTTGCATGCCTATGAATAAATATTTTACCGATAAACTTTTATTAAATCAAATGGTTCAAAAAAATACGGACAATCATGAAACAGCTTTTACGGTATCGATAGACCATATTGAAACTACTACGGGAATATCTGCAATTGAAAGGTCGATAACGGCTTTAAAAGTAGTTGACGATAAATCAAAACCTGAAGATTTTAGAAGACCTGGGCATATGTTTCCTTTGCTTTCAAAAGACGGCGGAGTTTTGGTAAGAAAAGGACATACTGAAGCTACGGTTGATTTAATGCGAATTGCTGGGCTTAAAGAATGCGGTTTATGTTGCGAGATAATGAAAGATAACGGCGATATGATGCGAAGAGACGATTTGCTAAAATTTGCTAAAGAGCATAATTTAAAAATAATAACCGTTTCGGATTTAATATTTTATAGAAAGAAAAATGAAGATTTAATGGAATTATATGCCGAAGCTAAAATGCCTACAAAATACGGAGATTTTAAAATTCTAACTTTTGTAAATAAAATTACTAAAAGTCATCATATAGTTTTGATTAAAGGAGATATTGAAGAAGGCGAAGATATTTTATGCAGAATACATTCGGAATGTTTAACGGGAGACGCTTTAGGTTCGAAAAGATGCGATTGCGGAGAACAATACGATTATGCAATGAAAAGAATTGCCGAAGAAGGAAAAGGAATAATGGTTTATATGCGGCAGGAAGGACGCGGAATAGGACTCGTTAATAAATTGAGAGCTTATCAACTTCAAGATACGGGACTCGATACGGTTGACGCTAATTTGGTTTTAGGTTTTAAAGAAGATATGCGCGAATATTATGAGGCTTATCAAATGCTTAAAAATCTTAAAGTAAAAAGTATAAGATTAATGACAAATAATCCTGAAAAAATAAAACATTTAACAAATTACGGTTTGAAAGTAAACGAGCGTATTCCAATACAAATAGAAGCTTCGGAATATGACGCTTTTTATTTGGAAACTAAAAAAAATAAAATGGGACATTTATTAAATTAA
- a CDS encoding riboflavin synthase — protein MFTGIIEEIGIVKSIKSKVITIEANKIFDDLKLGDSVAVNGTCLTISSFSNKIFNADITSETLSRTNLGDLKSGFKVNLERALTLNGRLGGHIVSGHIDGVGIIKNISKSENDIILKIEVSANLMKYIIEKGSVAVDGISLTVAEVNKNNFSIAIIPHTFKETILFYKKEGDKVNIENDIIGKYVEKLLTFNNCNNEKNNKNSNINMEFLIKNGF, from the coding sequence ATGTTTACGGGAATAATAGAAGAAATTGGAATCGTTAAATCTATAAAAAGTAAAGTTATAACTATTGAAGCGAATAAAATTTTTGACGATTTAAAATTAGGAGATAGCGTTGCGGTTAATGGAACTTGTTTAACTATTTCAAGTTTTTCAAATAAAATTTTTAACGCCGACATTACGAGCGAAACTTTAAGCAGAACAAATTTGGGAGATTTAAAATCGGGATTCAAAGTTAATTTGGAGAGAGCTTTAACTTTAAACGGAAGATTAGGCGGACATATAGTTTCTGGGCATATAGACGGAGTTGGAATTATAAAAAATATTTCTAAAAGCGAAAACGATATAATTCTTAAAATTGAAGTTTCCGCTAATTTAATGAAATATATAATTGAAAAAGGTTCTGTCGCCGTTGATGGAATAAGTTTAACGGTAGCCGAAGTTAATAAAAATAATTTTTCTATAGCGATTATACCGCATACTTTTAAAGAAACGATTTTATTTTATAAGAAAGAAGGAGATAAAGTTAATATTGAAAACGATATAATTGGCAAATATGTTGAAAAACTTTTAACTTTTAATAATTGTAATAATGAAAAAAATAATAAAAATTCAAATATAAATATGGAATTTTTAATTAAAAACGGATTTTAA
- the ribD gene encoding bifunctional diaminohydroxyphosphoribosylaminopyrimidine deaminase/5-amino-6-(5-phosphoribosylamino)uracil reductase RibD, whose amino-acid sequence MHEKYMRLAIEEAKKGEGFANPNPLVGAVIVKKNKILGIGYHKKYGENHAEINAILDAKNKNNDIENATIYVNLEPCSHYGKTPPCADAIIKNKFKRVVIGCLDSNKKVAGNGIKKLREAKIEVVKNVLEEECRKLNEVFFHYINSKKPFMVMKYAMTIDGKIATVSGKSKWITSEKAREHAHYLRKKYSAIMVGINTVIEDNPTLNCRIKDNNKNPTRIILDSDLKINLKSNICKTSKDIKTYIATIKSNKNYDKRKKLKDLGIEIIETSAKNKKVNLKELIKILGEEKNIDSVLIEGGSILHASLLEEKLIDKALIYIAPKIFGGLNAKTPISGEGIKEIEKAIKLINGNIEKIGEDLFMEYYLKY is encoded by the coding sequence ATGCATGAAAAGTATATGAGATTAGCTATAGAGGAAGCGAAAAAAGGAGAAGGTTTTGCAAATCCTAATCCTTTAGTTGGCGCGGTTATAGTGAAAAAAAATAAAATTTTAGGAATCGGGTATCATAAAAAATACGGAGAAAATCATGCCGAAATAAACGCGATTTTGGACGCTAAAAATAAAAACAACGATATAGAAAACGCTACGATATATGTTAATTTAGAACCTTGCTCTCATTACGGAAAAACGCCGCCTTGTGCGGATGCGATAATAAAAAATAAATTTAAAAGAGTCGTTATTGGTTGTTTAGATAGCAATAAAAAAGTCGCTGGAAACGGAATAAAAAAATTAAGAGAAGCGAAAATCGAAGTTGTAAAAAATGTTCTTGAAGAAGAATGCAGAAAATTAAACGAAGTATTTTTTCATTATATAAATAGCAAAAAACCTTTTATGGTTATGAAATATGCAATGACTATTGACGGAAAAATTGCAACAGTAAGCGGAAAATCAAAATGGATAACATCCGAAAAAGCGAGAGAACATGCGCATTATTTAAGAAAAAAATATTCGGCAATAATGGTTGGAATAAATACGGTTATAGAAGATAATCCGACATTAAATTGCAGAATAAAAGATAACAATAAAAATCCTACAAGAATTATTTTAGATAGCGATTTGAAAATAAATTTAAAATCTAATATATGCAAAACTTCAAAAGATATAAAAACTTATATAGCGACAATTAAATCAAATAAAAATTACGACAAGAGAAAAAAACTTAAAGATTTAGGAATTGAAATAATAGAAACTTCCGCTAAAAATAAAAAAGTTAATTTGAAAGAACTTATAAAAATTTTGGGAGAAGAAAAAAATATTGATAGCGTTTTAATTGAAGGCGGCTCAATTTTGCATGCATCTTTGCTTGAAGAAAAACTTATTGATAAAGCTTTAATTTATATAGCGCCAAAAATTTTTGGAGGATTAAATGCGAAAACTCCAATATCGGGAGAAGGAATAAAAGAGATAGAAAAAGCGATAAAATTAATTAACGGAAATATTGAAAAAATAGGCGAAGATTTATTTATGGAATATTATTTAAAATATTAA
- a CDS encoding ankyrin repeat domain-containing protein yields the protein MKYIKYLLLLSILSYSILALTIGEENLFKAIDEKNSQNVSSILGGDTNININVLDANGYTPIHRAIYNNDLATVNELLKNTNLNINSKLDIRVAIDGWYLGGASPLILASYLGYTNIVETLLNNNANIKAKDDVDGSMAIHMAAAKGNNDVIKILLSKDETIINEKDNKGNTPLHWASMKDKPETIKLLVENGADIESKDIDGWTPLHYASAFSSLETVENLINLGADTKSKANDGSIPLSYAQKDDVKNYLAGKENIERENEDSKKSEDNIIRNDPNEIEKEEDKLEEKKEETTSPTPTIEPLENKELDIKQLELLVAIKNNDIIAVNNLIKEGVNPNFQDEEGFSPLHRAIEIDSLDLVNALLSYKGIDTEIKLPYEVTSSNGWYLGGDTPLLYASYMGNSQIVSALLNANCNIRARDDIDGAMAIHIAAANEHNDIVNLLIKKDKTLLNEKDNNGGDTPLHWAIMKSSNSTIRLLLSLGANPSQQNSSGQNPLHYGALYGNMDAVVVLVEKYNVNKGLKDKDGDTAADIASQNGYENIASYLSGSAYVSRDEYKDKNADKTEEYKYQEEEEGLPVYNKKRDLTKKWWVF from the coding sequence ATGAAATATATAAAATATCTGTTATTATTATCTATTTTAAGTTATTCTATTTTAGCTTTAACTATTGGAGAAGAAAATTTATTTAAAGCTATAGATGAAAAAAATTCTCAAAATGTTTCTTCGATATTAGGCGGAGATACAAACATAAATATTAATGTTTTGGATGCGAACGGATACACGCCAATTCATAGAGCGATTTATAATAATGATTTGGCTACAGTAAACGAGCTTTTGAAAAATACGAATTTAAATATAAATTCAAAATTAGATATAAGAGTCGCTATAGACGGTTGGTATTTGGGAGGCGCTAGTCCTTTAATTTTAGCTTCGTATTTGGGATATACCAATATAGTTGAAACTTTGCTTAATAATAACGCCAATATAAAAGCAAAAGACGATGTTGACGGAAGTATGGCAATTCATATGGCTGCTGCAAAAGGAAACAACGATGTTATAAAAATACTTCTTTCTAAAGACGAAACTATAATAAACGAAAAAGATAATAAAGGAAATACTCCATTACATTGGGCTTCTATGAAAGATAAACCTGAAACCATTAAATTGTTAGTTGAAAATGGAGCCGATATAGAATCAAAAGATATAGACGGTTGGACTCCTCTTCATTATGCATCGGCTTTTTCATCTCTTGAAACGGTTGAAAATCTTATAAATTTGGGAGCGGATACAAAAAGTAAAGCAAATGATGGAAGCATTCCATTATCTTACGCTCAAAAAGACGATGTTAAAAATTATTTAGCTGGAAAAGAAAATATAGAAAGAGAAAACGAAGATTCTAAAAAAAGCGAGGATAATATTATAAGAAATGACCCGAATGAAATTGAAAAAGAAGAAGATAAATTAGAAGAGAAAAAGGAAGAAACTACAAGCCCAACTCCAACTATCGAACCTTTAGAAAATAAAGAATTAGATATAAAACAACTTGAGCTTTTAGTCGCTATAAAAAATAACGATATAATAGCGGTTAATAATTTAATAAAAGAGGGCGTTAATCCTAATTTCCAAGACGAAGAAGGTTTTTCGCCTTTACATAGAGCTATAGAAATTGACAGTTTAGATTTGGTTAATGCTTTGCTTTCATATAAAGGAATAGATACGGAAATAAAACTTCCTTATGAAGTAACTTCTTCAAACGGTTGGTATTTGGGAGGCGATACTCCTTTATTATACGCTTCATATATGGGAAATTCTCAAATAGTTTCAGCTCTTTTAAATGCTAATTGCAATATAAGGGCGAGAGACGATATTGACGGAGCTATGGCAATTCATATAGCGGCTGCAAACGAACATAACGATATTGTAAATTTATTAATAAAAAAAGATAAAACTTTATTAAATGAAAAAGACAATAATGGAGGCGATACTCCTTTGCATTGGGCTATTATGAAATCGTCTAATTCAACCATAAGATTACTTTTAAGTCTTGGAGCAAATCCGAGTCAACAAAATTCATCGGGACAAAATCCTCTTCATTATGGCGCTTTATATGGCAATATGGACGCGGTTGTAGTTTTAGTTGAAAAATATAATGTTAATAAAGGCTTAAAAGATAAAGACGGAGATACGGCGGCGGATATAGCCTCTCAAAATGGTTATGAAAATATAGCTTCATATTTGAGCGGTTCTGCTTATGTTAGTAGAGATGAATATAAAGATAAAAATGCAGATAAAACTGAAGAATATAAATATCAAGAAGAGGAAGAAGGCTTGCCTGTATATAATAAAAAAAGAGATTTAACTAAAAAATGGTGGGTTTTTTAA
- a CDS encoding PIN/TRAM domain-containing protein, with protein sequence MWRIIYFFISLLIVLIYYLHYKNLGLKTLTTFFITALIVILFEYYLIRKKSPKNILAFFSSLLITVIVVLLTILTLRAIGIHLSRNLKLIILFIEGYLIFGIVAALIPNISDMLKLSKQDKTNTAKILDTSVIVDGRIYDIAEKKFFDGILILPEFVIKEVQFLSDSKDPQKRIRGRRALEILNKMKSSKNILLSVTDIDFPNIKEVDLKLIELAKKMDAKVITNDFNLMKVASLHSVSILNINDLANSLHVVVLPGETIKIDLIREGKDKQALGYLEDGTMIVVDNAKHLIGKNVEIEIDNVLPKEAGRVIFASLHGANKNRFFKSNNNK encoded by the coding sequence ATGTGGCGTATAATATACTTTTTTATATCTTTATTAATAGTTTTAATCTATTATTTGCATTATAAAAATTTAGGTTTAAAAACTTTAACTACATTTTTTATAACGGCTTTAATTGTTATTCTATTTGAATATTATTTAATAAGAAAAAAATCCCCAAAAAATATTTTGGCGTTTTTCTCTTCTTTACTAATAACAGTAATTGTGGTTTTATTAACCATACTAACATTAAGGGCAATAGGAATACATTTATCTCGCAATTTGAAATTAATTATTTTATTTATAGAAGGATATTTAATTTTCGGAATTGTAGCGGCTTTAATACCGAATATATCGGATATGCTTAAATTGAGTAAGCAAGATAAAACAAATACTGCAAAAATATTGGATACTTCGGTTATAGTTGACGGCAGAATATACGATATAGCGGAAAAGAAATTTTTTGATGGAATTTTAATTTTACCTGAATTCGTTATAAAAGAGGTTCAATTTTTAAGCGATTCTAAAGACCCGCAAAAGAGAATAAGAGGAAGAAGAGCTTTAGAAATACTTAATAAAATGAAATCTTCTAAAAATATACTTTTATCAGTTACCGATATTGATTTTCCAAATATAAAAGAAGTAGATTTAAAACTTATAGAACTTGCCAAAAAAATGGACGCTAAAGTTATAACAAACGATTTTAATTTAATGAAAGTCGCATCTTTACATAGCGTTAGCATATTAAATATTAACGATTTGGCAAACTCCCTTCATGTTGTGGTTTTACCAGGCGAAACTATTAAAATAGATTTGATAAGAGAAGGAAAAGACAAACAAGCTCTTGGCTATTTAGAAGATGGCACTATGATAGTTGTCGATAATGCTAAACATTTAATAGGTAAAAATGTAGAGATAGAAATTGATAATGTTCTGCCTAAAGAAGCGGGAAGAGTTATATTTGCATCTTTACATGGAGCTAATAAAAATAGATTCTTTAAATCGAATAATAATAAATAA
- a CDS encoding CarD family transcriptional regulator — MYKLNSYVVYPMYGICKVIGISNNKVNSRLVECYVLECDGENITLKVPTNRVKEYRIRKIISKNEAANFLTLLQTKPHDIENNWKLRYNENEEKLKSGDIKDTIDVARSLFTRNKIKELSASEKRLYEKAYTFIVNEISIALKKDKDEIEDIVSNALEKSAKKFKNKSSNKTSTEKESVKTRRKKKKDTEK; from the coding sequence ATGTATAAATTAAATAGTTATGTTGTATATCCTATGTATGGTATATGTAAAGTGATAGGCATTTCAAATAATAAAGTCAACTCTCGTTTAGTAGAATGTTATGTATTGGAATGCGATGGAGAAAATATCACTTTAAAAGTTCCTACAAACAGAGTAAAAGAATATCGTATAAGAAAAATAATATCTAAAAACGAAGCTGCAAATTTTTTAACTTTACTTCAAACCAAACCTCATGATATAGAGAATAATTGGAAATTAAGATATAATGAAAATGAAGAAAAACTTAAAAGCGGCGATATTAAAGATACGATAGATGTTGCAAGAAGTTTATTTACAAGAAATAAAATAAAAGAACTTTCTGCAAGCGAAAAACGATTATACGAAAAGGCATATACTTTTATAGTTAATGAAATAAGTATAGCTCTTAAAAAAGATAAGGATGAAATTGAAGATATAGTATCAAACGCTTTAGAAAAATCCGCTAAAAAATTTAAAAATAAATCTTCTAATAAAACTTCTACGGAAAAAGAATCCGTGAAAACAAGAAGAAAAAAGAAAAAAGATACTGAAAAATAA
- a CDS encoding DUF2726 domain-containing protein translates to MEAFLSIIVLFIIVVYFISKSSKYVGYGRKRRFYKNKWNNQYNKQSKVERSLEYMADGKIRVKRIMNKEENQIYYTILKIFKNSYNINTQVSFKAFLDAEYGTKSWLSFRDFYCDFLLTCKIGEDYHKPAAVIEYHGGGHYGDSAESKNRVIENDYIKNEVLNKVGIKIFIIKEEDIKNDKKHIDNKKLEELLISIYSQIKLLENKKLS, encoded by the coding sequence ATGGAAGCTTTTTTATCTATTATCGTATTATTTATTATAGTCGTTTATTTTATATCCAAATCGTCTAAATATGTTGGTTATGGCAGAAAAAGAAGATTTTATAAAAATAAATGGAATAATCAATATAATAAACAAAGCAAAGTCGAAAGAAGCCTTGAATATATGGCAGATGGAAAAATTAGAGTAAAAAGAATTATGAATAAAGAGGAAAATCAAATATATTATACAATTCTAAAAATATTTAAAAATAGTTATAATATTAATACTCAAGTATCTTTTAAGGCTTTTTTGGATGCGGAATACGGAACAAAATCATGGCTATCTTTTAGAGATTTTTATTGCGATTTTCTTCTTACATGTAAAATAGGTGAAGATTATCATAAACCAGCGGCGGTAATAGAATATCATGGAGGAGGACATTATGGAGATAGCGCGGAGTCAAAAAATAGGGTTATTGAAAATGATTATATAAAAAATGAAGTTTTAAATAAAGTTGGAATTAAAATTTTTATAATTAAAGAAGAAGATATAAAAAACGACAAAAAACATATTGATAATAAAAAATTAGAAGAATTACTAATTAGTATTTATTCTCAAATAAAACTTTTAGAAAATAAAAAGCTATCTTAA